From a single Glycine soja cultivar W05 chromosome 19, ASM419377v2, whole genome shotgun sequence genomic region:
- the LOC114399392 gene encoding calcium-dependent protein kinase 26-like, translating into MMGNNCLGSKTSNDALFPYVLPSSFWWLHQTSVKEISDAPSIVSRIQDTHFLENVQEKPPLVVKINNEEMKLKPVPLPTNKHQKETNMSSGEQIRQIQKMPHKVKRLPIGLQAESILKRKNGNFKEYYNLGQELGKGQYGTTFLCTEKATGKKYACKSIPKVKLAMDDDVEDVRREIEIMHHLEGCPNVISIKGSYEDGVAVYVVMELCGGGELFDRIVEKGHYTERKAAKLARTIVSVIEGCHSLGVIHRDLKPENFLFVDGNEESTLKAIDFGLSVFFKPGDIFKDVVGSPYYIAPEVLRRHYGPEVDVWSAGVIIYILLCGTPPFWGESEQEIFEEVLHGDLDFSSDPWLNISESAKDLVRKMLVRDPRKRMTAHEVLRHPWIQVDGVAPDKPLDSAVLSRLKQYSVMSKLKKMALRVIAENLSEEEIFELKVMFKMIDTDNSGHITLEKLKAGLKMLGANLSEPEILDLMQAADVDNSGTIDYREFIAATLHLNKVEREDHLVAAFSFFDRSGSGYISQDELLKACKEFGMENVCLEEMIQEADQNNDGRIDYNEFVAMMQRGNADFSQNGLKGDTDFSIGFREALLVC; encoded by the exons ATGATGGGAAACAATTGTCTCGGATCGAAAACCTCAAATGATGCACTATTTCCCTATGTTCTTCCGAGTTCATTCTGGTGGCTTCATCAAACAAGTGTCAAAGAAATTTCTGATGCACCTTCAATTGTGAGTAGAATTCAAGACACACATTTTCTAGAGAATGTTCAAGAAAAGCCACCACTTGTAGTGAAAATTAACAATGAGGAGATGAAGCTGAAACCAGTTCCACTTCCAACCAATAAACACCAGAAAGAGACTAACATGTCTTCAGGGGAACAAATAAGGCAAATACAAAAAATGCCTCACAAAGTTAAGAGGCTACCAATAGGGCTTCAAGCCGAGTcaattttgaagagaaaaaatggtAACTTTAAGGAGTACTATAACTTGGGACAAGAGCTTGGGAAGGGGCAATATGGAACAACATTCCTATGCACTGAGAAAGCCACTGGGAAAAAGTATGCATGCAAGTCCATTCCAAAAGTGAAATTGGCTATGGATGATGATGTGGAGGATGTGAGGAGGGAGATTGAGATAATGCATCACTTGGAAGGGTGTCCTAATGTGATATCAATCAAAGGGTCTTATGAGGATGGTGTTGCAGTTTATGTTGTGATGGAGTTGTGTGGAGGGGGTGAACTGTTTGATAGGATAGTGGAAAAGGGGCATTACACAGAGAGAAAAGCAGCTAAACTTGCAAGGACTATAGTCAGTGTTATAGAGGGGTGCCACTCCCTTGGAGTGATCCATCGGGATCTTAAGCCTGAGAATTTTCTTTTCGTTGATGGGAATGAAGAGTCTACTCTTAAGGCCATAGATTTTGGATTGTCTGTTTTCTTCAAACCAG GAGACATTTTTAAGGACGTGGTTGGAAGTCCTTATTACATCGCACCTGAAGTTCTACGGAGGCATTATGGTCCAGAAGTTGATGTGTGGAGTGCAGGTGTGATCATATACATTCTCTTATGCGGAACACCTCCATTTTGGGGTG AATCGGAGCAAGAGATATTTGAAGAAGTTTTGCATGGTGATCTTGATTTCTCTTCAGATCCTTGGCTTAATATCTCTGAAAGTGCTAAAGACTTGGTTAGGAAAATGCTTGTTAGAGATCCTAGAAAACGGATGACAGCACATGAAGTTCTTC GTCACCCTTGGATTCAGGTTGATGGAGTTGCTCCAGACAAGCCTCTTGATTCTGCAGTTTTGAGTCGCCTGAAGCAGTATTCTGTAATGAGCAAGCTCAAAAAAATGGCTCTTAGA GTTATTGCAGAGAATCTCTCAGAAGAAGAAATTTTTGAACTGAAAGTAATGTTTAAGATGATAGACACAGACAACAGTGGTCATAttactttagaaaaacttaaggCTGGATTGAAAATGCTTGGTGCTAATCTCAGTGAACCAGAAATTTTGGATCTAATGCAAGCT GCAGATGTTGACAACAGTGGCACAATTGACTACAGAGAATTCATAGCTGCAACATTACATTTAAACAAAGTTGAAAGAGAAGATCATTTAGTTGctgctttttcattttttgatagAAGTGGAAGTGGCTACATCTCTCAAGATGAGCTTCTAAAAGCTTGTAAAGAATTTGGCATGGAGAATGTCTGCTTGGAGGAAATGATCCAAGAAGCTGATCAGAATAAT GATGGCCGAATAGACTACAATGAATTCGTGGCTATGATGCAGAGAGGCAATGCAGATTTCAGTCAAAACGGTTTAAAGGGTGACACTGATTTTAGTATTGGATTTAGGGAGGCACTATTAGTGTGTTGA